In Streptomyces sp. SN-593, a single genomic region encodes these proteins:
- a CDS encoding AIM24 family protein yields MTLRQQIVGNAMQMAVCSLDPGQTVYCEAGKFLFKTANVGMETRLGGPGNTARQGPGAQGGGMGGMLRQAMGTAMQVGQRALAGESLAFQYFTAAGGEGTVGFAGVLPGEMRALELNGSRAWFAEKDAFVAAEESVRFGIAFAGGRQGMSGGEGFILEKFTGTGTVIIAGAGNFIDLNPADFGGRIEVDTGCIVAFEEGIQYGVQRIGGLNRQGIMNAVFGGEGLSLATLEGNGQVILQSMTIEGLANALKKAQGGDKQGPTGGLFSTHAG; encoded by the coding sequence ATGACCCTTCGACAGCAGATCGTCGGCAACGCCATGCAGATGGCCGTCTGTAGCCTCGACCCCGGTCAGACCGTGTACTGCGAGGCGGGCAAGTTCCTGTTCAAGACCGCCAACGTCGGCATGGAGACCCGGCTCGGCGGCCCCGGCAACACCGCCCGGCAGGGCCCCGGCGCGCAGGGCGGCGGCATGGGCGGGATGCTGCGCCAGGCGATGGGCACCGCGATGCAGGTCGGCCAGCGCGCGCTGGCCGGCGAGTCGCTGGCCTTCCAGTACTTCACCGCCGCCGGCGGCGAGGGCACCGTCGGCTTCGCCGGGGTGCTCCCCGGCGAGATGCGCGCCCTGGAACTGAACGGCTCGCGCGCCTGGTTCGCGGAGAAGGACGCCTTCGTCGCGGCGGAGGAGAGCGTGCGCTTCGGCATCGCCTTCGCCGGCGGCCGGCAGGGCATGAGCGGCGGAGAGGGCTTCATCCTGGAGAAGTTCACCGGCACCGGCACCGTGATCATCGCCGGCGCGGGCAACTTCATCGACCTCAACCCGGCCGACTTCGGCGGCCGGATCGAGGTGGACACCGGCTGCATCGTCGCCTTCGAGGAGGGCATCCAGTACGGCGTGCAGCGCATCGGCGGGCTCAACCGCCAGGGCATCATGAACGCCGTGTTCGGCGGCGAGGGGCTGTCGCTGGCCACCCTGGAGGGCAACGGGCAGGTCATCCTCCAGTCCATGACGATCGAGGGGCTGGCCAACGCGCTGAAGAAGGCGCAGGGCGGGGACAAGCAGGGGCCCACCGGGGGCCTGTTCTCCACCCACGCCGGCTGA
- a CDS encoding bifunctional 4-hydroxy-2-oxoglutarate aldolase/2-dehydro-3-deoxy-phosphogluconate aldolase, whose product MYRWEITRAALAQRVFATIRSESYDQAAATADTLLSAGLTTLEISLTTPFALEAVTTLVREVGDDAVIGAGTVLDEVSARMAIEAGARFLLSPNLDEAVLRTGHRYGVPVFPGVATPTEAVRAMELGADALTLYPATAYTPDWVGDVRAIIPQAALLPIGGVTVSAAPDWVAAGAVAVGMGSALTDGDRATVTKRLTELLERLADTA is encoded by the coding sequence GTGTACCGCTGGGAGATCACCCGGGCCGCACTGGCCCAGCGGGTATTCGCCACGATCCGCAGCGAGAGCTACGACCAGGCCGCCGCCACCGCGGACACCCTGCTGTCCGCCGGCCTGACCACGTTGGAGATCTCCCTCACCACGCCGTTCGCGCTGGAGGCGGTGACCACCCTGGTCCGCGAGGTCGGCGACGACGCCGTCATCGGCGCGGGCACGGTGCTCGACGAGGTCTCCGCGCGGATGGCGATCGAGGCGGGGGCGCGCTTCCTGCTGTCGCCCAACCTCGACGAGGCGGTGCTGCGCACCGGGCACCGCTACGGGGTGCCGGTCTTCCCCGGGGTGGCCACGCCCACCGAGGCGGTGCGCGCGATGGAGTTGGGCGCCGACGCGCTGACCCTCTACCCGGCCACCGCGTACACCCCGGACTGGGTGGGGGACGTGCGCGCGATCATCCCGCAGGCAGCGCTGCTGCCGATCGGCGGGGTCACCGTCAGCGCGGCGCCCGACTGGGTCGCCGCCGGCGCGGTCGCGGTCGGCATGGGCTCCGCCCTCACCGACGGCGACCGTGCCACGGTCACCAAGCGGCTCACCGAACTGCTGGAGCGGCTCGCCGACACGGCGTGA
- the aroA gene encoding 3-phosphoshikimate 1-carboxyvinyltransferase, translating to MTVLAVPGSKSVTARALFLAAAADGVTVLRDPLLSDDTEGFAEGLTRLGYDVERSPGAWRITGRPAGPAAGHAEVFTRDAATAARFLPALAAAGHGTFRFDASAQMRRRPVAPLTEALRTLGVDLAYEGEEGHLPLRVVADGVKGGAIELDASLSSQFLTALLLLGPLTKEGLRIRVTGIVSVPYVEITLAMMRRFGVEVAREGDTFVVPPGGYRAQDYPIEPDASTASYVFAAAALAGRTATVPGLGRDALQGDLRFVDVLERMGARVETTADATTVTGTGRLSGLTVAMRDISDTMPTLAAIAPFADGPVRIEDVYNTRVKECDRLEACALNLRAQGIEVATGRDWIEIHPGTPKPVEIACHRDHRIAMSFAVAGLRTPGTTFDDPGCVKKTFPGFHAFFADLRRTWEV from the coding sequence GTGACCGTACTCGCCGTTCCCGGCTCGAAGTCCGTGACCGCCCGCGCCCTGTTCCTCGCCGCGGCCGCCGACGGGGTGACCGTGCTCCGCGACCCGCTGCTGTCCGACGACACGGAGGGCTTCGCCGAGGGCCTGACCCGGCTCGGCTACGACGTGGAGCGCTCCCCGGGCGCGTGGCGGATCACCGGCCGCCCGGCCGGCCCGGCCGCCGGCCACGCCGAGGTCTTCACCCGCGACGCGGCCACCGCCGCCCGCTTCCTGCCCGCGCTGGCCGCCGCGGGCCACGGCACCTTCCGCTTCGACGCCTCCGCGCAGATGCGCCGCCGCCCGGTCGCCCCGCTGACCGAGGCGCTGCGCACCCTCGGCGTGGACCTGGCGTACGAAGGGGAGGAGGGGCACCTGCCGCTGCGGGTGGTCGCGGACGGCGTCAAGGGCGGCGCGATCGAGCTCGACGCGAGCCTGTCCTCGCAGTTCCTCACCGCGCTGCTGCTGCTCGGCCCGCTGACGAAGGAGGGACTGCGGATCAGGGTGACCGGCATCGTCTCGGTGCCGTACGTGGAGATCACCCTGGCGATGATGCGCCGCTTCGGCGTCGAGGTGGCCCGCGAGGGGGACACGTTCGTGGTGCCGCCGGGCGGCTACCGCGCGCAGGACTACCCGATCGAGCCGGACGCCTCCACGGCGAGCTACGTGTTCGCCGCGGCCGCGCTGGCCGGCCGCACGGCCACCGTGCCGGGGCTCGGCCGCGACGCGCTCCAGGGCGACCTGCGCTTCGTGGACGTGCTGGAGCGGATGGGCGCGCGGGTCGAGACCACCGCCGACGCCACCACCGTCACCGGCACCGGGCGCCTGTCCGGCCTGACCGTCGCCATGCGGGACATCTCCGACACGATGCCGACCCTCGCGGCCATCGCGCCCTTCGCGGACGGCCCGGTCCGGATCGAGGACGTCTACAACACCCGCGTCAAGGAGTGCGACCGGCTGGAGGCGTGCGCGCTGAACCTGCGCGCGCAGGGCATCGAGGTCGCCACCGGCCGGGACTGGATCGAGATCCACCCGGGCACCCCGAAGCCGGTCGAGATCGCCTGCCACCGCGACCACCGCATCGCGATGAGCTTCGCCGTCGCGGGCCTGCGCACCCCGGGCACCACCTTCGACGACCCGGGGTGCGTGAAGAAGACCTTCCCGGGCTTCCACGCGTTCTTCGCCGACCTGCGCCGGACCTGGGAGGTCTGA
- the iolD gene encoding 3D-(3,5/4)-trihydroxycyclohexane-1,2-dione acylhydrolase (decyclizing) — translation MRLTVAQALVRFLSAQYTERDGVRHRLVAGMWGVFGHGNVAGVGQALLEAGPEAMPFHQGRNEQAMVHAAVGYARTAHRLSAMACTTSIGPGATNLVTGAALATVNRVPVLLLPGDVFATRPADPVLQQLEVPWAYDVSVNDALRPVSRFFDRIWRPEMLAPSLLQAMRVLADPADTGAVTLALPQDVQAEAYDFPEELFRTRVWPVRRPVPDAAAVAEAVALLRAARSPLVVAGGGVRHSEAGAALAAFATATGVPVAETQAGKGSLRWDHPGNLGGLGHTGTAPADAAARSADAVLGIGTRWTDFTTASGSLFAPGTRFVNLNVASFDGHKAAGLALVGDARAGIEALAARWGGHRLPVPAARAEQLADWRALTDAVFAGAYPAAHAGGVGAGGGAGRAADAGGSGDGASEEAPRGLSQGEVIGALDAVLGDRDVLVNAAGSLPGDLHKLWRSRDPEQYHVEYGYSCMGYEIPAAIGVRLAAPDREVFALVGDGTYLMLPTEIVTAVQEGIPINVVIVQNHGYASIGGLSEQVGAERFGTAYRFRSPDGAFTGAPLPVDLAANAASLGLEVRTARTAAELRAALAAARDSPRPTAVHVTTDPGLPALPAEAWWNVPVAETATRPAAVAARAAYEAERPGP, via the coding sequence ATGAGGCTCACCGTCGCGCAGGCCCTGGTCCGGTTCCTGTCCGCGCAGTACACCGAACGGGACGGTGTGCGGCACCGGTTGGTCGCCGGCATGTGGGGCGTGTTCGGGCACGGCAACGTCGCCGGGGTCGGCCAGGCGCTGCTGGAGGCGGGGCCGGAGGCGATGCCCTTCCACCAGGGCCGCAACGAGCAGGCGATGGTGCACGCGGCGGTCGGCTACGCGCGGACGGCGCACCGGCTGTCCGCGATGGCCTGCACCACCTCGATCGGCCCCGGCGCGACCAACCTCGTGACGGGCGCCGCGCTGGCCACCGTCAACCGCGTCCCGGTCCTGCTGCTGCCCGGCGACGTCTTCGCGACCCGCCCCGCCGACCCGGTGCTCCAGCAGTTGGAGGTCCCGTGGGCCTACGACGTGTCGGTGAACGACGCGCTGCGGCCGGTCTCCCGCTTCTTCGACCGGATCTGGCGGCCGGAGATGCTGGCCCCCTCGCTCCTCCAGGCGATGCGGGTGCTCGCCGACCCGGCCGACACCGGCGCGGTCACGCTCGCGCTGCCGCAGGACGTGCAGGCCGAGGCGTACGACTTTCCCGAGGAGCTGTTCCGGACCCGGGTGTGGCCGGTGCGGCGGCCGGTGCCGGACGCCGCCGCGGTCGCCGAGGCGGTGGCGCTGCTGCGGGCCGCGCGCAGCCCGCTGGTGGTGGCCGGCGGCGGGGTGCGGCACTCCGAGGCGGGCGCCGCGCTGGCGGCCTTCGCGACGGCGACGGGCGTGCCGGTGGCCGAGACGCAGGCCGGGAAGGGCTCGCTGCGCTGGGACCACCCCGGCAACCTCGGCGGCCTCGGGCACACCGGCACGGCACCGGCCGACGCGGCCGCGCGCTCCGCCGACGCGGTGCTCGGGATCGGCACCCGCTGGACGGACTTCACCACCGCCTCCGGCTCGCTCTTCGCCCCCGGCACCCGCTTCGTGAACCTCAACGTGGCCTCCTTCGACGGCCACAAGGCGGCGGGGCTGGCGCTGGTCGGCGACGCCCGGGCCGGCATCGAGGCGCTGGCGGCGCGGTGGGGCGGCCACCGCCTCCCCGTCCCGGCGGCCCGGGCGGAGCAGCTCGCCGACTGGCGGGCGCTGACGGACGCGGTGTTCGCCGGCGCGTACCCGGCGGCCCACGCCGGCGGAGTCGGCGCAGGCGGCGGCGCCGGCCGGGCGGCGGACGCCGGCGGCAGCGGGGACGGCGCATCGGAGGAGGCACCCCGCGGGCTGTCGCAGGGCGAGGTGATCGGCGCGCTCGACGCGGTGCTCGGCGACCGGGACGTCCTGGTCAACGCGGCCGGCTCGCTCCCGGGCGACCTGCACAAGCTGTGGCGGTCCCGCGACCCGGAGCAGTACCACGTGGAGTACGGCTACTCCTGCATGGGCTACGAGATCCCCGCCGCGATCGGGGTGCGGCTGGCCGCGCCCGACCGCGAGGTGTTCGCGCTGGTCGGCGACGGCACCTACCTGATGCTGCCGACGGAGATCGTCACGGCGGTGCAGGAGGGCATCCCGATCAACGTCGTCATCGTGCAGAACCACGGCTACGCGTCGATCGGCGGGCTGTCCGAGCAGGTCGGCGCGGAACGCTTCGGCACCGCCTACCGGTTCCGCTCCCCCGACGGTGCCTTCACCGGCGCACCGCTCCCCGTGGACCTCGCGGCCAACGCCGCCAGCCTCGGCCTGGAGGTCCGCACCGCCCGCACCGCCGCCGAGCTGCGCGCCGCGCTGGCCGCCGCCCGCGACTCGCCGCGCCCGACCGCGGTCCACGTCACCACCGACCCCGGCCTGCCGGCCCTGCCCGCGGAGGCATGGTGGAACGTCCCCGTGGCCGAGACCGCCACCCGCCCGGCGGCGGTCGCCGCCCGCGCCGCCTACGAGGCGGAGCGGCCCGGGCCGTAG